The following proteins are co-located in the Paenibacillus sp. FSL H8-0079 genome:
- a CDS encoding sigma factor G inhibitor Gin, which produces MEEHAEHTCIICEQRKREGIFIVSEFICDTCEAEMVHTDAQDAKYNYFINQMKQIWVQKNA; this is translated from the coding sequence ATGGAAGAACATGCCGAACACACATGTATTATCTGCGAGCAAAGAAAAAGAGAAGGCATTTTTATTGTATCTGAATTCATATGTGACACTTGTGAAGCAGAAATGGTTCATACCGATGCGCAGGATGCCAAGTACAATTATTTTATCAATCAGATGAAACAGATTTGGGTACAAAAGAACGCATAA